The Bradyrhizobium sp. CCBAU 051011 DNA segment GGGCGCCGTGATTATCGTAGCCCCACTTCTCATTGCATTCCTGATCGCGCAGCGCCGCTTCATCGACGGCCTCGCTGTAACAACCATGAAGTAATCCAAATGGAGACCGCCCATGCTTGATCAAATCGTAACCCGGCTAAGTTCCGTGCTGGCCGGGGCCGCTGCCCTCACGGCAATTGGCGCCACCTCCACGCGGGCGGAGGTCACGCTCGATGTGCTCTACACCACACCCGGTACCTTCAATGCGCTGCATCAGGACTTGGCCAAGCGTTTCACCGAGGCGCACTCCGACATCAAGGTGAAGTTCCGCAATCCCGCAGCGAGCTACGAGGAGGCCGCGCAGCAGATCCTGCGCGACCAGATCACTGGTCGACTGCCCGATGTGGCTTTCAACGGGATCAACCAGATCGGCCTGTTCGTGGATCGGGGACTGGGCGCGCCGCTTGATGGCTTCGCCGCGGCAGATGGAGGGCTTGCAGAGCTTGGCTATTACCCGACGCTCGCGGAGCTCGGAAAATACAAGGGCAAGCTCTACGGCCTGCCGTTCGCCGTCTCGACGCCGGTGCTCTACGTCAATGCTGATCTGCTCGCAAAGGCCGGCACCGATGCGTCGGCGCTTCCAAGGACCTGGCCAGAGCTTACGGCTCTGGGCAAGACCATCGAGGCGAAAGCGGGCACTGCGGCTACCGGTTTCTATTATCAGTGGGAGCAAACCGGAAACTGGCTGTTCCAGTCGCTGGTGACGAGCAAAGGCGGCCGCATTCTCAAAGCTGACGGGTGCAGCATCGCCTTCGATGACGCACACGGCATGTGGGCGCTGAAGACGCTCGAAGATTTCGGTAAGTCGGGCATGCCGAATCTCGGGCTCGGTCAGGCCCGGCAATCATTCGTCGCCGGCAACATCGCGATGCTCGCTGATTCCACATCCTATGTGGCCGCGGCCGAGCGGCAGATCGGTGGTCGATTCCAGTTCAAGACCGTCGCGTTCCCGCTCGCTGTCGCCGACGGACGCCTTCCCGCAGGCGGAAACGTCGCCATGGTTTTCGCAAAGGACGCCGAACGCCAGAAGGCCGCCTGGAAATATGTAAAGTTCGCCACCGGTCCGGTCGGCCAGACCGCGATGGTCAATTCCACCGGCTATATGCCCGGCAACGAGATCGCCGTGAAGACGCCGGACCTGCTCGGCGCTTTCTACGCGAGGAGCCCCAACCACCTCACCAGTATCCAGCAGTTGCCGTTGCTGACGGAATGGGCGTCCTTTCCAGGCGATAATTCGCTGAAAATTATTGAGGTGATCAAGCACCATATGGAGAGCCTGGTCACAGGCAAACGTACGGCGGTGCAGGTCATGCCTGAGCTGGTTAAAACCGTGTCCGACCTTCTGCCGAAGTGCGGCGGCTAGTCTTGAACGAACTGACATCGGTGAGAGGGAGCAAATTGTCGCAGCAGTGATGCTGCGACTTCCTTTGCGGATGTCGGCATGAGGCGCCCTGGCCGATTCGCCGCCGCCGCCGTCGCTGCAACTGAGCGGAAATTCGCCGGATCGCACGGTCGTGTGCGTGCAAGCCGTAGGTTGAACGCGGAAAACCCAACCGCTGGTTCGCCCAAAGTTCTGCGCCGAGATAGCCAGCGGAGGCGCTCGCCATCTCGGTGGAAGACTTGCAATGGTTAAGAAACCGTCACCGCGCTGTAATTAACGCCATCCTACATTCCGCGCGCTGACGCTCCCTGTCGTCGCCAATAACAATTCTTCAATGCTGCGCGCGGTCCCCCTGCGCGCGCGACGGTTTCCTTTTGTCATTTCGCATGGAGATATCAATGGCTCTGGTTCCCGGTTCGATCGCCTTCATCGGTTACAACGCTGATGGCAGCGATGGTTTCGCGTTCATCGTTATCGATACGATCGATCCGGGTCAGGTCATTTACTTCAGCGACAATGAGTGGAACGGCAGCGCGTTCAATACGGGTGAGGGTGGTTTCTCCTGGACCAATGGCGCCTCCGCGCTTACGGCCGGAACGGTCGTCGAATTCCTGAGCACGTCGGCGACAAAATCCGTCAATATTGGCACGGTTTCCGCGGGATCGATTGCACTCGGCAATTCGGGCGAGTCGATCTATGCCTTCACCGGCTCCTCGCTGACCGCGCCGACCACGTTCCTCGCCGCTGTCACCAACAACAACGGCGGCTTCAACGGTGCGACCACCAGCGGGATGCTGACCAACACCGGCCTGACCGCGGGCTCCACGGCCTTGGTGCTGCCCGGCACCAGCGGGGCCGACGTGGCCGTCTACAATCCGGAGACGGCAGGAACCACGTTCGCCTCGCGCGCAGATGCTCTGGCGGCATTCAATGCCGGCTCCAATTTCGTGACGCAGGACGCCAGCGGCGACCAGGACGCCGACAATGTGACGCCGGACGGGCCGTTCCGGACCGATCCGCAATCGCCGATCGCCGGTATGATGTTCACTATCGGCGCGTCGCAGCAACCCCAGGCGGTCGCGTTCGCGGCCGGCTCGGTGTCGGTCTCACAGGCCGAGGGCAACACCGGCACGACGGCTTTCACCTTCACGGTGGAGCGGACGGGAGGTACGGTTGGCGATATCAGCTTCAGCGGCCAGGTTTCCTCGGCCGCGGCGGACGCTGCCGATTTCAGCGGCCAGGTTTCGGTGCCTTTCGCCTTCAGCGGCACGATCCCGGCAGGCCAGACTTCGGCGGTCGTGACCATCCAGGTCGCCGGCGATGCCGTCGTCGAAACCAGCGAGGCGTTCACCCTGACGCTGCAGACGGTCGCCAACAACAATGCCGCCATCACCGTAGCTCTCGGTGCGCAGGCCACCGCGACCGGCACGATCCAGAATGACGATGCGGTCGCGCCGGGCAACGTGATCAACGGCATCACCATCCTCGACGAAGCGCCATCGCTTGCTGGTGCTACGCCGGCGCCGGTCGCAAGCAATGCGATTCAACTCGTTCGTCTCGACAATTTCACCCCGGCGGCCGGCACCAATGCCGAGGTCGTGACCTTCGACGCCACCACCGATCGCGCGTTCGTGCTCAATACTATCGGCAACAAGATCGACATCGTCGGCATCAGCGCCAGCGGCGCTACCAGTTCCGTCGGGTCGATCGACCTCACCGCACTTGACGGTTTCGGCGGCGCCAACTCGGTCGCCGTCAAGAACGGCGTGCTCGCGGTCGCCATCACCAGCGATCAGCCCGGCGGCAATGGTTTCGTCGCGCTGTTCGATACCAATGGTGTTCTGATCAAGACGGTCGAAGTCGGCGCTGGTCCGGACCAGATCGTCTTCACTGCGGACGGATCGAAGCTTCTGGTCGCGAACGAGGGCGAGCCGTTCACGGTCGGACCGAACGTGGTCAATCCGGAAGGCAGCGTGTCGGTCATCAGTCTCGCCGGGGGCGCGGCCAATGCAGCCGTTGCGACCACGATCGAATTCGACGGGCTCAATGGTTTTGAGAACGTTCTCAAGCAGGCCGGCGTGAGCGTGCTCACCGGTCAGGCCGCCGCCGCCGACATCGAGCCGGAGTACATCACCGTCTCTCCGGATGGGTCGCGCGCCTATGTCACGCTTCAGGAAGTCAATGCCGTCGCGGTGATCGATCTCACCAACCCGGCCGCAACAAAACCGATCGCCATTCTGCCGCTCGGTGGCGTCGATCACAATCTCGCCGGCAACGCGTTCGACGGCAGCGACCGCGATGGTACTGCGAACCTGCGTACGGCTGATGTGATCGGCCTGCTGCAGCCGGATGCGATCGCAAGCTATTCGGTCGGCGGCTCCACCTATTTCATTACCGCCAACGAAGGCGATGCGCGCGTCAATCTCGACGATGAAGCCAATCTTGCCGATCTGACGCTCGACCCGACAGCCTATGCAAATGCGGCTGCGCTTCAGAACAACACCACAGGCCTCGGCCGGCTTCGTGTCCGCCAGGATCTCGGCGATACCGATGGCGACGGCGATATCGATCAGATCTACGCCTATGGCGGCCGCGGCATCTCGATCTTCAAGCAGAATGCCGACGGCACCATCACCAAGGTACGCGAGAGCGGCGGCGAGTTTGAGGCAATCATTGCCCGTGACTTCGCGGCCCGCTTCAACATCGACACCGCCGAGGGCGGCGGAGGCGGCGCCACAGACAACCGTTCCGACAACAAGGGGCCGGAGCCGGAAGGCATCGATATCGGCGTTATCAACGGCCGAACCTATGCCTTTGTCGGCCTGGAGCGCGTCGGGGGCGTCATGATCTATGACGTCACCGATCCGGCAAATGCCAGCTATGTCGGTTACCGTCCGCCGCTTACGGGCGAGGGCAACGCCCCGGAAGTCACCAAGTTCATCAGCGCCGAGGATTCGCCGACCGGCACAGCGCTCGTGCTGACGGCGAACGAGGGTAATTCGACCGCGGGCTTTGCCGGCTCCGGTCTCACAGTCTACGCGGCGCTGCCACAGGGTTACGCCCAGGAAGTGCGCGTGGCCTCGTCCTCGCTCACCGTCTCGCACAATGAGGGTAACAGCGGCGCGACCGCCTATTCGTTCGTCATCGAGCGCACCAACGGCACCATCGGCTCCGTCGATGTGTCGCTCCAGCTCGCCTCGAATGCCGCGAATGCGACGGATTTCGCCGGCGGTGCCGCCCTGCCGCAGATCATCAACGCGACGATCCCCGCCGGTCAGTCGTCGGTAACGGTTACCGTAAATGTTGCGGGCGACGCGGTATTCGAAGCCAACGAAACCTTCACATTGACCGTGACCGGCGCGTCGACGACGCAGGAAGGCGTCACCGCCGCGGTCAGCGCCACCCAGGCGGTCGCGACCGGCACGATCCAGAACGACGATATGATGCATATCTACGACGTTCAGGGTGCGGGACACCGCTCGGCGTTCGTCGGCCAGCAAGTGACCGTGCGCGGCATCGTCACCGCTATTGACGCGTCCGGCACGGAGAATGGCGGCAACAACCCTGTCGGTTATTACATTCAGGACGCGGTCGGCGATGGCGACTATCGCACCTCAGACGGCGTCTTTGTCTTCCTGGGCACCGGTGCCGGTGTCTCGATCCCGAGCGGAATCGTCGTCGGCGCGGAGGTGCAACTAACCGCAACCGTCAGCGAGTTTGCCAGCACGAACCAGTTGTCGACGACGCAGCTCAACCCGGTGGCAGGCACGACCAGCGTGCTGTCTACCGGCAACGCGCTGCCGACGGCCGTGAGGGTCGGCGATGTCGACAACCTCGCAACGGGCCTCGAGCGCAAACCAGCACTGGTGTCGCTCGGTGACGATGATGTCGATACCGCTCCTCCGGCCGGCACCTATGATCCGGTGAATCAGGGATCGGATTTTTGGGAGTCCCTGGAAGGCATGCGCGTCACGCTTGAAGACGTGCGCGTCACCAGCCCCTTCCATTCGGCGTTTGACGAGCAGTTCGTCACCCCCAACGTTGGCACCAACGCCTCGACCAATTCGCGTGGCGGCCTTACCATCAGCGACACCACGCCCGGAACGACGCAGCCGGCCGACAAGGTGTTCGACTTCAATCCAGAGCGCATTCAGCTGGACGATGAGGCGGGTGTTGCGCTGCCCACCAGCCTCCAGACCGGCGATCGCCCGGGCGATGTGACCGGCGTCGTCAACTACGCCAACGGCCAGTATGAGGTCAACACAACCGAGGCTTATGGTCCGGTGACGGCCGCGAACCTGCAAAAGGAAACCACGACCATCGTGGAGAATTTCGACCGGATTCGCGTTGCGACCTTCAACGTCGAGAATTTGGCGCCGGTCGGCCAACCGGTCGATGGTGCGCCGACGCCGGCGAGCAAGTTCGCCGGTCTTGCGGACGCCATCGTCAGCAACCTCAAGGCACCCGAAATCATTGCGCTCCAGGAGGTGCT contains these protein-coding regions:
- a CDS encoding ABC transporter substrate-binding protein; protein product: MLDQIVTRLSSVLAGAAALTAIGATSTRAEVTLDVLYTTPGTFNALHQDLAKRFTEAHSDIKVKFRNPAASYEEAAQQILRDQITGRLPDVAFNGINQIGLFVDRGLGAPLDGFAAADGGLAELGYYPTLAELGKYKGKLYGLPFAVSTPVLYVNADLLAKAGTDASALPRTWPELTALGKTIEAKAGTAATGFYYQWEQTGNWLFQSLVTSKGGRILKADGCSIAFDDAHGMWALKTLEDFGKSGMPNLGLGQARQSFVAGNIAMLADSTSYVAAAERQIGGRFQFKTVAFPLAVADGRLPAGGNVAMVFAKDAERQKAAWKYVKFATGPVGQTAMVNSTGYMPGNEIAVKTPDLLGAFYARSPNHLTSIQQLPLLTEWASFPGDNSLKIIEVIKHHMESLVTGKRTAVQVMPELVKTVSDLLPKCGG